From Haloarcula sp. CBA1127, a single genomic window includes:
- a CDS encoding aldehyde dehydrogenase family protein has translation MSTDDSRRHYIDGEWTTGTGDETFTSQNPATGEALASFHRGTEADVDRALAAAEDAYDEWRSLSHIDRAEYLWDIYHELRDRHEELGEIVTMECGKEISEGLADVTESWHMVEWAAGNARHPHGDVVPSEIASKDAYMRRKPKGVVGCITPWNFPVAIPFWHLAVTLVEGNTVVWKPAEQTPWCAHIIAEMFEDSGIPDGVFNLVQGYGDAGNAIVEDDRVETVLFTGSAEVGHKIASKVGGEPGKIAACEMGGKNAVIVTEEADLDIAVHSAVMSSFKTTGQRCVSSERLIVHEDLYDEFKERFVDIAEDIAVGDPLEEDTFMGPLIEEDQVEKFKRYNDLAREEGANVLVDRADLGAEEIPDGHEEGHWVGPFVYEIDYDEDLRCINEEVFGPHVALLEYSGDFDEALEMHNSVDYGLAGAIISEDYRQINQFRDEAEIGLAYGNLPCIGAEVHLPFGGVKKSGNGLPSGREVIEAVTERTAWTLNNSKDIEMAQGLSADIITDE, from the coding sequence ATGAGTACAGACGACTCACGACGACACTACATCGACGGTGAATGGACGACAGGCACCGGCGACGAAACGTTCACAAGCCAGAATCCGGCCACCGGCGAGGCGCTCGCTTCGTTCCACCGCGGAACAGAAGCCGATGTCGACCGCGCACTGGCCGCAGCAGAGGACGCCTACGACGAGTGGCGCTCGCTCTCACACATCGACCGCGCGGAATACCTCTGGGACATCTACCACGAGCTGCGTGACCGCCACGAGGAACTCGGCGAAATCGTCACCATGGAGTGTGGCAAGGAGATCAGCGAAGGGCTGGCCGACGTCACCGAGTCCTGGCATATGGTCGAATGGGCCGCCGGCAACGCTCGCCACCCCCACGGCGACGTGGTACCGTCGGAAATCGCCAGCAAGGACGCCTATATGCGGCGCAAGCCGAAGGGCGTCGTCGGCTGTATCACCCCGTGGAACTTCCCGGTCGCGATCCCGTTCTGGCACCTCGCAGTGACGCTGGTCGAGGGCAACACGGTCGTCTGGAAGCCCGCCGAGCAGACCCCGTGGTGTGCCCACATCATCGCGGAGATGTTCGAGGACTCGGGCATCCCGGACGGCGTCTTCAACCTCGTGCAGGGCTACGGCGACGCCGGCAACGCCATCGTCGAGGACGACCGCGTCGAGACGGTCCTCTTTACCGGGAGCGCCGAAGTCGGCCACAAGATCGCCTCCAAGGTCGGTGGCGAGCCCGGGAAGATCGCCGCCTGCGAGATGGGTGGGAAGAACGCTGTCATCGTCACAGAGGAAGCCGACCTCGACATCGCCGTTCACTCGGCAGTGATGTCTAGCTTCAAGACGACCGGCCAGCGCTGTGTCTCCTCGGAGCGCCTCATCGTCCACGAGGACCTCTACGACGAGTTCAAGGAACGGTTCGTCGACATCGCCGAGGACATCGCCGTCGGCGACCCGCTGGAGGAAGACACCTTCATGGGGCCGCTCATCGAGGAGGATCAGGTCGAGAAGTTCAAGCGCTACAACGACCTCGCCCGCGAGGAGGGCGCGAACGTGCTCGTCGACCGCGCCGACCTCGGTGCCGAGGAAATTCCCGATGGCCACGAGGAGGGCCACTGGGTCGGCCCGTTCGTCTACGAGATCGACTACGACGAGGACCTGCGTTGTATCAACGAGGAAGTGTTCGGTCCCCACGTCGCGCTGCTTGAGTACTCGGGTGACTTCGACGAGGCGCTGGAGATGCACAACAGCGTCGACTACGGCCTCGCCGGGGCCATCATCTCCGAGGACTACCGTCAGATCAACCAGTTCCGCGACGAGGCTGAAATCGGCCTCGCCTACGGGAACCTCCCGTGTATCGGCGCAGAGGTCCACCTGCCCTTCGGCGGCGTCAAGAAGTCCGGGAACGGCCTCCCGAGCGGCCGCGA
- a CDS encoding helix-turn-helix domain-containing protein, translating to MSNAQSQHGGLQLTLSIWHPDCWTLEVTDKTAAGLLAHGVYNTQNGSVKGLFTAYADSISDVEALIDATRDSSLTDSVLELRERHGATGTGSSPGNTTRELFVEYDPDNTISDSLLSRGFIHNDPVRVRHGREHWPVFFPDSRDEAESLLDEIREEQSADIEVTRITSAGGGNPKQLRRMDRLSDSQREAFELARQEDYYAWPRGISTRELASKLGVSKTTLLEHLRKAEAKLLDPDQ from the coding sequence ATGAGTAACGCACAATCACAACACGGGGGACTCCAGCTTACCCTGAGCATCTGGCATCCTGACTGCTGGACGCTCGAAGTCACCGACAAGACCGCGGCTGGCCTGTTGGCTCACGGCGTGTACAACACACAGAACGGTAGCGTGAAGGGTCTGTTCACCGCGTACGCCGACAGTATTAGCGACGTTGAGGCGCTCATCGACGCGACCCGTGATTCGTCGCTGACCGACTCCGTACTGGAGTTGCGCGAGCGCCACGGCGCGACTGGCACGGGCTCGTCGCCGGGGAACACGACCCGCGAGCTGTTCGTCGAGTACGACCCGGACAACACTATCAGCGACAGCCTTCTCTCGCGGGGGTTCATCCACAACGACCCGGTTCGCGTCCGTCACGGTCGCGAACACTGGCCGGTGTTTTTCCCGGACTCCCGCGACGAGGCCGAGTCGCTCCTCGACGAGATCCGCGAGGAACAGTCGGCCGATATCGAAGTGACTCGAATCACGTCTGCCGGCGGCGGCAATCCGAAGCAACTCCGACGGATGGACCGTCTCTCGGACAGTCAGCGCGAGGCGTTCGAACTCGCCAGACAGGAGGACTACTACGCGTGGCCGCGGGGTATCTCGACGCGCGAACTCGCGTCGAAACTCGGCGTTTCGAAGACGACGCTGCTCGAACACCTCCGGAAAGCAGAAGCGAAACTGCTCGACCCGGACCAGTAA
- a CDS encoding proline dehydrogenase family protein → MIPPIANNFVAGETAPGALDHVASLNDDGVKGILNLLGEHYDERRPADEDADQYIELVKEIDRSGLDCAISVKPSQIGLDVGDDVFVENLERIVAAGDDHDVFVWVDMEDYTTTDVTLDAYERLVTEHEGGVGVCTQANLKRTPEDLERLAPLPGKVRLVKGAYSEPKKVSYKKKERVNDAYRDCLELMFEEFEGGIGVGSHDPAMIDYAKDLHDEYGTDYEVQMLMGVRDDEQRDLAAEGVPMWQYIPYGDKWFSYFYRRVRERKENALFAVRAVLS, encoded by the coding sequence ATGATTCCGCCGATAGCGAACAACTTCGTCGCCGGGGAGACAGCCCCGGGGGCGCTCGACCACGTCGCTTCGCTCAACGACGACGGCGTCAAGGGCATCCTGAATCTGTTAGGCGAACACTACGACGAGCGCCGGCCCGCCGACGAGGACGCAGACCAGTACATCGAGTTAGTCAAAGAAATCGACAGGAGCGGCCTCGACTGCGCTATCTCGGTCAAGCCCTCGCAGATTGGCCTCGACGTTGGCGACGACGTGTTCGTCGAGAACCTCGAACGCATCGTTGCGGCGGGTGACGACCACGATGTCTTCGTTTGGGTCGATATGGAAGACTACACCACGACCGACGTGACCCTCGACGCGTACGAGCGGCTCGTCACGGAACACGAGGGCGGCGTCGGCGTCTGTACGCAGGCGAACCTCAAGCGGACGCCCGAGGACCTCGAACGGCTCGCGCCCCTTCCCGGGAAGGTCCGACTGGTCAAGGGAGCCTACTCCGAGCCAAAAAAGGTCTCCTACAAGAAGAAAGAGCGCGTCAACGACGCCTATCGGGACTGTCTCGAACTGATGTTCGAGGAGTTCGAGGGCGGCATCGGCGTCGGTAGCCACGACCCGGCGATGATAGACTACGCGAAGGACCTCCACGACGAGTACGGCACCGACTACGAAGTGCAGATGCTGATGGGGGTCCGCGACGACGAACAGCGCGACCTCGCCGCCGAAGGCGTCCCGATGTGGCAGTACATCCCCTACGGCGACAAGTGGTTCTCCTACTTCTATCGGCGCGTCCGCGAGCGCAAGGAGAACGCGCTGTTCGCTGTCCGGGCCGTGCTGAGCTAA
- a CDS encoding proline racemase family protein, giving the protein MERTEFTTVDTHTGGEPTRIVLDGIEADTLTGATVRERRDRFAATADGVRKLLMQEPRGHADMFGAVPVPTDRADLGVFFMDTDGYLDMCGHGLIGVVTALVERGELPESPELTVETPAGLVDVTVEIADGVVRRVAFENVDSYVCETLTVEQDGVPVEARIVYAGNYFAVVDADSIGVTLDGDDATQCIEPALALRRAANDAAPEDPVTGARATVSAVELTASDDGDRSCVVFADGSVDRSPCGTGTCARLTLHHVDGDLAIGERVEVTGPVGSTFEGYISDTNVDDGVTVTNPVVSGTAHITGEHTFYRDDDDTLGSFTLS; this is encoded by the coding sequence ATGGAACGAACGGAGTTTACCACGGTAGACACGCACACGGGCGGGGAACCGACGCGCATCGTCCTCGACGGTATCGAAGCCGACACGCTCACCGGAGCGACCGTCCGGGAGAGACGCGACCGGTTCGCAGCTACGGCTGACGGCGTCCGGAAACTCCTCATGCAGGAGCCCCGCGGACACGCGGATATGTTCGGAGCGGTCCCGGTGCCAACCGACCGGGCCGACCTCGGGGTGTTCTTCATGGACACTGATGGCTATCTGGATATGTGCGGCCACGGCCTCATCGGCGTCGTGACCGCACTCGTCGAACGGGGCGAACTTCCCGAGTCGCCCGAACTGACCGTCGAAACTCCCGCCGGGCTGGTCGACGTGACGGTCGAGATAGCTGACGGCGTCGTCCGTCGCGTTGCATTCGAAAACGTCGACAGTTACGTCTGTGAGACGCTTACTGTCGAGCAGGATGGCGTCCCGGTCGAGGCTCGTATCGTCTATGCCGGGAACTATTTCGCCGTCGTCGACGCTGACAGCATAGGCGTCACGCTCGACGGCGACGATGCCACGCAGTGTATCGAGCCAGCACTGGCACTCCGCCGAGCAGCCAACGACGCCGCACCCGAGGACCCGGTCACCGGAGCGCGGGCGACCGTCTCTGCAGTCGAACTCACCGCCAGCGACGACGGTGACCGGAGCTGTGTGGTGTTCGCCGACGGCTCCGTCGACCGCTCCCCCTGCGGAACAGGCACGTGTGCGCGGTTGACGCTCCATCACGTCGACGGCGACCTCGCCATCGGCGAGCGTGTCGAAGTGACCGGCCCGGTGGGGTCGACGTTCGAGGGATACATCAGCGATACGAACGTCGACGACGGTGTCACCGTGACTAACCCGGTCGTTTCGGGCACAGCGCATATCACGGGCGAGCACACGTTTTACCGGGACGACGACGATACGCTCGGCAGTTTCACGCTCTCTTGA
- a CDS encoding ABC transporter substrate-binding protein — protein MNDHDKRSIDRRSVIKAAASAGLVGLAGCSGGAPEDGDGGDGDGGDGESTDTSTDAGSETYTIGMVDSLSGSLSAFGQRNQRGKEIALDDVNSVGVGGGELAISQQDDQSTSQGGVSAAQTLVNQEEVPLLIGTVGSGVSTAIHESVVQNTDVVQISQNSTSPNLTNFPDLLRMPPAGKAQAEAISSLLDEDGNESAALAWINNDYGQSVGEAFIEAYDGEIVYNEPHDQGQSSYSSTISSMSDTDADAWVFITYQPEFATMSQEAFDLGVTDQAAWYGGDSVKGPKVLEAAPEGSLNGMKAVVPSVPQDAENYQAFVSEFQERFGEEPTSWSAYAYDAVVVSALAIEAADEFTGSALMDVVRDVTRPEGEEATSYEDAHEILANGGSPSDVDYTGVSGPIDLDENGDPVGLLQVFEVVDHAYESSGFIEG, from the coding sequence ATGAACGACCATGACAAGCGCTCGATCGACAGGCGAAGCGTAATCAAAGCCGCTGCCAGTGCCGGACTCGTCGGCCTCGCCGGCTGTTCCGGCGGTGCTCCCGAGGACGGTGATGGAGGTGACGGCGACGGCGGTGACGGTGAATCGACGGACACCTCGACGGACGCCGGTTCCGAAACCTATACCATCGGGATGGTCGACAGCCTCTCCGGGTCGCTGTCCGCGTTCGGGCAGCGGAACCAGCGTGGGAAGGAGATCGCGCTCGACGACGTCAACTCGGTCGGCGTCGGTGGCGGCGAACTGGCGATCTCACAGCAGGACGACCAGAGTACGAGTCAGGGTGGGGTCAGTGCAGCCCAGACACTCGTCAATCAGGAAGAGGTCCCGCTGCTCATCGGTACTGTCGGGAGCGGCGTCAGCACGGCTATCCACGAGAGCGTCGTCCAGAACACGGACGTCGTCCAGATCAGTCAGAACAGCACCAGCCCGAACCTGACGAACTTCCCGGACCTGCTCCGGATGCCGCCGGCCGGCAAGGCTCAGGCGGAGGCAATTTCGTCGCTGCTCGACGAGGACGGCAACGAGTCCGCTGCGCTGGCCTGGATCAACAACGATTACGGACAGTCCGTCGGCGAAGCCTTCATCGAGGCCTACGACGGGGAAATCGTCTACAACGAACCCCACGACCAGGGTCAGTCTTCTTACAGCAGTACCATCTCCTCGATGTCTGACACCGACGCTGACGCGTGGGTGTTCATCACCTACCAGCCGGAGTTCGCGACGATGTCCCAGGAAGCATTCGACCTGGGCGTCACCGACCAGGCCGCCTGGTACGGCGGTGACAGTGTCAAGGGCCCGAAAGTCCTCGAAGCAGCTCCCGAGGGTAGCCTCAACGGCATGAAAGCCGTGGTTCCGAGCGTTCCGCAGGACGCCGAGAACTACCAGGCGTTCGTCTCGGAGTTCCAGGAGCGCTTCGGCGAGGAACCCACGTCGTGGTCGGCCTACGCCTACGACGCTGTGGTCGTCAGCGCGCTCGCTATCGAAGCCGCCGACGAGTTCACGGGCTCGGCGCTCATGGATGTCGTCCGGGACGTGACCCGTCCCGAGGGTGAGGAGGCGACCTCATACGAGGACGCACACGAGATTCTGGCGAACGGTGGCTCACCGTCGGACGTGGATTACACCGGCGTGAGCGGCCCCATCGACCTCGACGAGAACGGTGATCCCGTTGGGTTGCTGCAGGTGTTCGAAGTCGTGGATCACGCGTACGAATCCAGCGGCTTCATCGAGGGCTAA
- a CDS encoding branched-chain amino acid ABC transporter permease, whose product MAQILQYLANGLVFSSIIILGSIGLSLVYSIADFANFAHGDTMTLGAYGAFVAFGVFGGLGGTVLGLPIGFFLSLAVGMALAAVVAVLTHILVYKPLDTDSIGLLITSIGVAFVYRAVLQATFGTDFLQYDISRSGPIPVLLDTLDVAVTQRDVAIIVSAAVLVIGLHLLLQRTTLGRKMRATADNPDLARVSGIRTDRVILVMWVVGSALAAAGGVFLALYSQLDPRIGFNILLVVFAAVILGGIGSVYGAMLGGLLIGMLHELTPLLGDVGLPVSNAYAPAVAFVIMVAVLLVRPRGIAGDMT is encoded by the coding sequence ATGGCGCAGATATTACAGTACCTGGCAAACGGGCTCGTTTTCAGTAGTATCATCATCCTCGGGAGTATCGGGCTCTCGCTGGTCTACAGCATCGCCGACTTCGCGAACTTTGCACACGGCGACACGATGACGCTTGGTGCCTACGGAGCGTTCGTCGCGTTCGGTGTGTTCGGCGGTCTTGGCGGCACCGTTCTCGGTCTCCCGATCGGGTTCTTCCTGTCTCTGGCGGTCGGGATGGCGCTCGCAGCGGTCGTCGCCGTCCTCACCCATATTCTCGTGTACAAGCCCCTCGATACGGACTCGATCGGGCTGCTCATCACGAGCATCGGCGTGGCGTTCGTCTACCGCGCGGTGCTACAGGCGACCTTCGGGACGGACTTCCTGCAGTACGACATCAGCCGCAGCGGACCGATTCCGGTGCTGCTTGACACGCTCGATGTCGCAGTGACACAGCGAGACGTGGCGATTATCGTCAGCGCGGCAGTCCTTGTTATCGGCCTGCATCTCCTGCTCCAGCGGACGACGCTGGGCCGGAAGATGCGCGCGACGGCTGACAATCCCGACCTCGCACGCGTGAGCGGTATCCGAACCGACCGCGTCATTCTCGTCATGTGGGTCGTCGGCAGCGCCCTGGCCGCCGCCGGCGGCGTCTTCCTCGCGCTGTACAGCCAACTCGACCCGCGAATCGGCTTCAATATCCTGCTGGTCGTGTTCGCCGCGGTCATCCTCGGCGGTATCGGTTCGGTGTACGGGGCGATGCTCGGTGGCCTACTCATCGGGATGCTCCACGAACTGACGCCGCTGCTCGGTGATGTCGGCCTTCCGGTCAGCAACGCCTACGCGCCGGCTGTCGCGTTCGTCATCATGGTCGCGGTCCTGCTTGTCAGGCCCCGCGGCATCGCAGGTGATATGACATGA
- a CDS encoding branched-chain amino acid ABC transporter permease, giving the protein MSTLDIGAYSPREKGVVGLLGALGALLLIAVVTGFLAPAYLLYLVGLSAMYMLLSMGLNVQWGYGGMINFSVAAFFGLGAYGTALLTASGSPISGGVSPVIALFGGLALAAVLAVIIGYPTLKLRDDYLAIASLGLAEVVRIFILNESQWTAGSAGLTGIPLFFSDWPVLGDLTYPYVFYAGGTPVFNMSQSVITSFLNVVLVTVIVAAVYLFLRRIHQSPWGRVLRTIRTDEDLAETLGKNTFAFKMQAFVIGSLIMALAGVFYSHLVLFVSPQDLQPITTFYVWVAVILGGTGSDRGAMLGGFTIVAIQQGTRFLTDTGALPIGAAPLRLMLVGLLIIFIVRLRPEGILPPERELIWPDSLGGGRDE; this is encoded by the coding sequence ATGAGCACGCTCGATATCGGTGCGTACTCGCCCCGCGAAAAGGGCGTCGTGGGACTGCTCGGCGCGCTTGGCGCACTCCTGCTCATTGCGGTCGTCACCGGCTTCCTCGCCCCGGCGTACCTGCTGTATCTCGTCGGGCTGTCGGCGATGTACATGCTCCTCTCGATGGGGCTGAACGTCCAGTGGGGATACGGCGGCATGATCAACTTCAGCGTCGCGGCGTTCTTCGGCCTCGGTGCGTACGGGACCGCGTTGCTGACGGCGTCCGGCTCGCCGATCTCCGGCGGCGTCAGTCCCGTCATCGCACTGTTCGGCGGTCTCGCCCTCGCTGCGGTGCTCGCAGTGATTATCGGCTATCCGACGCTGAAGCTCCGCGACGACTACCTCGCAATCGCGTCGCTGGGTCTTGCAGAGGTCGTCCGTATCTTCATCCTCAACGAATCACAGTGGACGGCGGGCAGCGCCGGCCTGACCGGTATCCCGTTGTTCTTCTCCGACTGGCCCGTACTCGGCGACCTGACATATCCGTACGTCTTCTACGCGGGTGGAACGCCGGTGTTCAACATGAGCCAATCGGTCATCACCAGCTTCCTGAACGTCGTCCTCGTCACGGTGATCGTCGCGGCGGTCTACCTGTTCCTCCGGCGCATTCACCAGTCGCCGTGGGGCCGCGTCCTCCGGACGATTCGGACCGATGAGGACCTCGCGGAGACGCTGGGCAAGAACACGTTCGCATTCAAGATGCAGGCGTTCGTCATCGGGAGCCTGATCATGGCGCTTGCGGGCGTGTTCTACTCCCACCTCGTGTTGTTCGTCAGCCCGCAGGACCTCCAGCCCATCACGACGTTCTACGTCTGGGTCGCCGTTATCCTCGGCGGCACCGGCAGCGACCGCGGCGCAATGCTGGGTGGGTTCACTATCGTCGCCATCCAGCAGGGGACGCGCTTCCTGACCGACACCGGGGCGCTGCCAATCGGCGCGGCACCGCTCAGACTCATGCTGGTCGGCCTGCTCATCATCTTCATCGTCAGGCTCCGCCCGGAGGGGATTCTCCCGCCGGAGCGCGAACTCATCTGGCCCGACTCGCTGGGCGGTGGTCGCGATGAGTGA
- a CDS encoding ABC transporter ATP-binding protein encodes MSEQSLVSDGPILGKDDPVLRAEGLEKRFGGLVATDDASIEVERGTITGLIGPNGAGKSTLFNLVSGFYEPDAGSVSVNGVDVTGQKPHEIADQGMIRTFQTPRKPEGMTVREALLVGPHNQTGESIIPLFTSPSTVEQEERRSLEQAQEMLERFEIGDLATQPATDLSGGQMKLVELARGMMAEPDLLLLDEPVAGVNPVLADKLAGFIEELNEEGITFLIIEHDMNFIMRLADPIIVLNQGSVLVEGPPEAVRSDERVIDAYLGGPSE; translated from the coding sequence ATGAGTGAGCAGTCACTCGTCTCCGACGGCCCGATTCTCGGGAAAGACGATCCGGTGCTTCGGGCTGAAGGACTGGAGAAACGCTTCGGCGGCCTCGTGGCGACGGACGACGCGTCCATCGAGGTCGAACGCGGCACGATTACGGGCCTCATCGGCCCGAACGGAGCCGGCAAATCGACGCTGTTCAACCTCGTCTCGGGCTTCTACGAGCCTGATGCGGGCTCTGTCTCGGTCAACGGCGTCGACGTGACCGGCCAGAAGCCCCACGAAATCGCTGACCAGGGAATGATCCGGACGTTCCAGACGCCACGAAAACCGGAGGGGATGACCGTCCGGGAGGCGCTGCTGGTGGGGCCACACAACCAGACCGGGGAATCGATTATCCCGCTGTTTACCTCACCGAGTACCGTCGAACAGGAGGAACGGCGCTCGCTCGAACAGGCTCAGGAGATGCTCGAACGCTTCGAAATCGGCGACCTGGCCACCCAGCCCGCGACGGACCTCTCGGGCGGGCAGATGAAACTGGTCGAACTGGCCCGCGGGATGATGGCCGAGCCCGACCTGCTCCTGCTCGACGAACCCGTCGCCGGCGTCAATCCCGTGCTGGCCGACAAACTGGCCGGGTTCATCGAGGAACTCAACGAGGAGGGCATCACCTTCCTCATCATCGAACACGACATGAACTTCATCATGCGGCTGGCCGACCCGATTATCGTCCTCAATCAGGGGAGTGTCCTCGTCGAAGGGCCGCCCGAGGCGGTCCGGAGCGACGAGCGTGTCATCGACGCCTATCTGGGAGGGCCGTCGGAATGA